A portion of the Hoplias malabaricus isolate fHopMal1 chromosome 1, fHopMal1.hap1, whole genome shotgun sequence genome contains these proteins:
- the lyrm9 gene encoding LYR motif-containing protein 9, with product MSPLPGAELIRTPVQLYRYLLRCCKLLPSAAMQKHYRHAVRQSFNSHADEDDPERIRMIFQRAISDADWILDKYTKKK from the exons ATGTCTCCTCTTCCTGGAGCTGAGCTGATCCGGACTCCAGTGCAGCTCTACAGATATCTGCTGCGCTGCTGTAAACTCCTGCCTTCAGCCGCCATGCAGAAACACTACAGACATGCAGTGAGACAG AGTTTTAATAGCCATGCAGATGAAGATGACCCTGAGCGAATTCGTATGATCTTCCAGAGAGCGATATCAGATGCTGACTGGATATTAGATAAG TATACAAAAAAGAAATGA